The nucleotide sequence ATACATTGTTACAGATTCTCTCGATTACCCTTTTCGAGAAAATGTCTTTACAACAAGCACTTCAGACTATAGAAGAAAGATCAAATATGTTAGACAGCCAAAACCAGTTGAATTTATTCAGTTCTTAACCGGACACTAGTGCTGAGGTATTTATTATAATAATAGATGGATCTTATACCGATCAAGATCGAACACGGCGAGGCTAAAGCATGGGAACTCGTCTGTGGGCTTTCCCGCGCTGATGTTTCAAAGAGGACCGGGACGGTTTATCATGAAAAGGCCGAGGCCTATATTCTCAGATCCTATGGTATTGATTTTCATGTAAATCCCTGCGAGATGCTGATCGCCTGCCCCTCGAACCCTGACTCGTTCTTCCTCGGAAAGCTGAATGATTTCTTCAGAATGGCAGTACTCTGGTATATGTCCAATGCCAAGGATATCCCTCCGACCGGAAAGCTGATACGCCCGACAGATGTAAAAGGCGGTCACCGCTTCACCACCGGAACCCATGTACTGCCGGTCGACATGATCGCCGAGAGATTCGCACATGACAGCGAAGGCTTTATCAGCAAGGGTCGGGAATATGGCGCAGAGGTCGTTGCAGGCTATGGAGACGCCTATCTGCGCTTTTATCCGCTGCCCCGTGTTCCGGTCACCATGATCCTCTGGCTTGAAGATGAGGAGTTCCCGCCGCGGGTTGACCTCTTCTTTGACTCAACCTGTGAGTTTCAACTTGCCCTTTCCGACGTTGTCTGGGCAGTCGCCATGATGACCTGCGTGGTCATGATCGATGGCTGACAGGACCGTATTGCCGGACAGGTATGCACCGTGATGATCAGGGTGCTCATATCGCTTTTCATGGCGGGCTGCCTCTTCCCTTCACCCTATGCTCAGGCAACGGAACCGCAAACCGCTGCCGTTAATTTTCTCCGCACCAAGTATCATAAGATCGAGGCGAAGTTACAGAAAAACTCTTTCAACATGCCTCTCTATATAGAATCGCGGGAAGAAGAATTCAAGGCAGCCGTAGATGTTTACGGCATTGTAGATCATCCTTTCGAGATGGTAAGCCGTATGCTCGAAATACCGGCAAACTGGTGTGACATCGCACTGCTTCATATCAATGACAAAGCCTGTACCTATACGAAATCTGATAACACATGGCTCGTGACCCTCTATAGCGGCCGCAAGTTCTATCAGCCGCCTGAGGATGCGCATCAGCTGAACTACGTTTTCCGGGTCAGGACTCAGCAGCATGATTATCTTGCCCTGCAGCTCAATGCGGCTCAGGGTCCTCTCAGCACAAAGGACCACTGGATCAATGCCGAAATAATACCACTGGATAAGGACAAGACGCTCATACATCTCAGCTATGCATTCGGATACGGCCGTCTCGGACGCATGGCCATGAAGACTTACTTTGCAACGATCGGCCGCAGCAAGATCGGATTCAGCGCTGTCGGCACTGATGA is from Nitrospirota bacterium and encodes:
- a CDS encoding DUF3786 domain-containing protein; this encodes MDLIPIKIEHGEAKAWELVCGLSRADVSKRTGTVYHEKAEAYILRSYGIDFHVNPCEMLIACPSNPDSFFLGKLNDFFRMAVLWYMSNAKDIPPTGKLIRPTDVKGGHRFTTGTHVLPVDMIAERFAHDSEGFISKGREYGAEVVAGYGDAYLRFYPLPRVPVTMILWLEDEEFPPRVDLFFDSTCEFQLALSDVVWAVAMMTCVVMIDG